In one Candidatus Delongbacteria bacterium genomic region, the following are encoded:
- the recN gene encoding DNA repair protein RecN, with amino-acid sequence MLDRLSIRDFALIGQLELEFPAGFTAITGETGAGKSMLLAAVAACLGERVSRDALREGTQGGTGSGARVACVFTTPQGECRVERDLRDDGRSRYLLNGEASNQKQVKALAPTLLDLHSQRDQTRLLDAVQHAALLDSLPAVEPVRARHTHCWQAWETARDAHATLLRQRERDRELRDLWTYQLEELDTLAARPGEDVALAEEQSALSHVEEVKQGAWQSADSLWENEDNIHARLAEIVTQLRQLARWDKRLQPSIAQLDECLVLIEEAGRSLADHAESVELDPERLAVVRERLAVMDKLIRKYGGSLDALLAEQERLSHRLSEQGDPEQRLQEAEQALTRAGRDLDAAAAGLSEARTAGADWLCTRINPLLFELGIEGRGLSVVMEPAAEHDPLGAERPRFLAATNPDSQPAPLEEIASGGELSRIMLALRTVLSEHHEGHCLLFDEIDTGISGRAALAVARRIRELATRHQVICITHLPQIAAAAEHHLGVEKEWDGQRTRITARWLDENGRLDHIAQLQSGHTGPPERAAARRLREQLQTT; translated from the coding sequence ATGCTGGACCGTCTGTCCATTCGCGATTTCGCCCTCATCGGTCAGCTGGAGCTTGAGTTTCCCGCCGGTTTCACCGCCATCACGGGTGAGACGGGTGCAGGCAAGTCCATGCTGCTGGCCGCCGTGGCCGCCTGCCTGGGCGAGCGCGTCTCGCGCGACGCATTGCGCGAAGGCACTCAGGGCGGCACGGGAAGTGGCGCGCGGGTGGCCTGTGTGTTCACCACGCCACAGGGTGAGTGTCGCGTCGAGCGCGACCTGCGTGACGACGGACGCAGTCGCTACCTGCTGAACGGAGAGGCGTCCAACCAGAAGCAGGTCAAGGCTTTGGCTCCCACCCTGCTGGACCTTCACAGCCAGCGCGACCAGACGCGCCTGCTGGATGCCGTGCAACACGCGGCCCTGCTGGATTCGCTGCCCGCGGTGGAACCGGTGCGCGCGCGGCACACCCACTGCTGGCAGGCCTGGGAGACGGCCCGGGACGCTCATGCGACACTGCTGCGCCAGCGCGAACGTGATCGCGAGCTGCGCGACCTGTGGACCTATCAGCTGGAAGAACTGGATACGCTTGCGGCCCGCCCGGGCGAGGATGTGGCCCTGGCCGAGGAGCAGAGCGCGCTCTCCCATGTGGAAGAAGTGAAACAGGGTGCCTGGCAGTCCGCCGACAGTCTGTGGGAGAACGAGGACAACATTCATGCGCGCCTGGCCGAGATCGTCACTCAATTGCGTCAGCTGGCCCGATGGGACAAGCGCCTGCAGCCCAGCATTGCCCAGCTGGATGAATGTCTGGTGCTGATCGAGGAGGCGGGGCGCAGCCTGGCGGATCATGCGGAAAGCGTGGAGCTGGACCCCGAGCGCCTCGCCGTGGTCCGCGAGCGTCTGGCCGTGATGGACAAACTGATACGCAAGTACGGGGGCAGCCTGGACGCCCTGCTGGCCGAACAGGAGCGCCTGTCACACAGGCTTTCGGAACAGGGTGATCCCGAGCAGCGCCTGCAGGAAGCCGAGCAGGCCCTGACCCGAGCGGGCCGTGACCTGGATGCAGCCGCCGCTGGCCTGAGCGAGGCACGGACCGCGGGAGCCGACTGGCTCTGCACGCGCATCAATCCCCTGCTGTTCGAGCTGGGCATCGAAGGCCGCGGTCTCAGCGTGGTCATGGAACCGGCTGCCGAACACGATCCGCTGGGCGCGGAGCGCCCGCGTTTTCTGGCCGCCACCAACCCGGACAGCCAACCGGCTCCCCTCGAGGAGATCGCCAGCGGGGGAGAACTTTCGCGCATCATGCTGGCCCTGCGCACCGTGCTCAGCGAGCACCACGAAGGGCACTGCCTGCTCTTCGACGAGATCGATACGGGCATCTCGGGTCGCGCCGCTCTGGCAGTGGCACGCCGGATCCGTGAACTGGCCACGCGCCATCAGGTGATCTGCATCACCCACCTGCCCCAGATCGCTGCCGCTGCCGAACACCACCTGGGTGTCGAAAAGGAGTGGGACGGCCAGCGCACGCGCATCACGGCCCGCTGGCTGGACGAGAACGGCCGCCTGGATCACATCGCCCAACTCCAGTCCGGCCACACCGGCCCCCCCGAACGCGCCGCCGCCCGCCGCCTCCGCGAGCAGTTGCAAACGACCTGA
- a CDS encoding T9SS type A sorting domain-containing protein has translation MNRRQFFKGLGVAGVSSLLPLPVMRTVLAKSGGRETDTCWLTPQETAGPFYFNANLIREDIRTDVDTGVYHDGLPLRMNISVVDEDCTPIPDVIVDVWHADKDGLYSGYVQQGGSTVGQDFMRGIQLTDSAGNCSFITSYPGWYPGRANHVHFKVRLDSTTYVTSQFAFPDAVNDEVHVTPLYAARGVNPTTNSLDSIFQSPEPEHELMDVVSDGDGGYTGSYTIGIAGATAVLREAEYTPDRFWLKPNYPNPFNPSTTLVFNLPTSSTVRLVVFDLAGREVARLAEGQLPAGEHRRTFDGSGLPSGFYFCKLVAGTFSDMQEMLLVK, from the coding sequence ATGAATCGACGGCAGTTCTTCAAGGGGTTGGGCGTGGCGGGGGTGAGCAGCCTGTTGCCCTTGCCCGTGATGCGGACCGTGCTGGCCAAGTCGGGAGGGCGGGAGACCGATACCTGCTGGCTCACGCCGCAGGAGACCGCGGGGCCGTTCTACTTCAACGCCAACCTGATACGCGAAGACATTCGCACGGATGTGGACACGGGCGTATACCATGACGGATTGCCCCTGCGCATGAACATCAGCGTGGTGGACGAAGACTGCACTCCAATTCCCGATGTGATCGTGGATGTGTGGCATGCCGACAAGGACGGCCTCTACAGTGGGTACGTCCAGCAGGGCGGCAGCACCGTGGGACAGGACTTCATGCGTGGGATCCAGCTCACCGACTCGGCGGGCAACTGTTCCTTCATCACGAGTTATCCCGGCTGGTATCCCGGTCGGGCCAACCATGTGCATTTCAAGGTGCGCCTGGACAGCACGACCTACGTCACCTCGCAGTTCGCCTTTCCTGATGCGGTGAACGACGAAGTGCATGTGACACCCCTGTATGCCGCGCGAGGGGTGAATCCGACCACCAACAGCCTGGATTCCATCTTCCAGAGTCCCGAGCCCGAGCATGAACTGATGGACGTTGTCAGTGACGGAGATGGCGGGTATACGGGAAGCTACACCATCGGCATCGCGGGGGCCACAGCCGTGCTCCGCGAGGCAGAATACACTCCGGACCGCTTCTGGCTGAAGCCCAACTACCCCAACCCCTTCAACCCCTCGACCACCCTGGTCTTCAACTTGCCCACCTCCAGCACCGTGCGTCTGGTCGTGTTCGACCTGGCGGGCCGCGAGGTGGCACGACTGGCCGAAGGACAGCTGCCCGCTGGCGAGCACCGCCGCACCTTCGACGGCAGCGGCCTGCCCAGCGGCTTCTATTTCTGCAAGCTGGTCGCCGGCACCTTCAGCGACATGCAGGAAATGCTGCTGGTGAAATGA
- a CDS encoding class I SAM-dependent methyltransferase, with amino-acid sequence MSPPVPMPITFQPNIYGKVQNLLPEGAGRRALDVGAGHGHFSHKLQERGYQVDACDFLPELFQCPTIPFRRANLNESLPYEDNQFDLVVSIEVVEHIENHFTFMSELLRVARPGAVIIVTTPNVLSLSSRWHHFLYGYCDCAPVPLDPGMEAYFMQHINPISLPQLIFHAERFGGEVVGVATNRYRKGSLLFMPILYPLLALSLRRKLLGRKYREKEGLHRRHLRWMCTRANLLGRITILQVRKRDLS; translated from the coding sequence ATGAGCCCCCCCGTGCCCATGCCGATCACCTTTCAGCCCAACATCTATGGAAAAGTCCAGAACCTGCTGCCCGAAGGGGCGGGGCGTCGAGCCCTGGATGTGGGAGCCGGTCACGGCCACTTCAGCCACAAGCTGCAGGAACGCGGCTATCAGGTGGATGCATGTGATTTTCTGCCCGAACTCTTCCAATGCCCCACGATTCCTTTCCGCAGGGCCAACCTGAACGAGAGCCTGCCCTACGAGGACAATCAGTTCGACCTGGTGGTGAGCATCGAGGTGGTGGAGCACATCGAGAACCACTTCACCTTCATGAGCGAATTGCTGCGTGTGGCCAGGCCCGGGGCCGTGATCATCGTGACCACTCCCAATGTGCTCAGCCTGTCCTCGCGCTGGCATCACTTCCTCTACGGGTACTGCGACTGCGCGCCGGTGCCGCTGGATCCGGGCATGGAGGCGTACTTCATGCAGCACATCAACCCCATCAGCCTGCCCCAGTTGATCTTTCACGCGGAACGCTTCGGGGGCGAGGTGGTCGGCGTGGCCACCAACCGTTACCGCAAGGGCTCGCTGCTGTTCATGCCCATCCTCTATCCACTGCTGGCCCTTTCCCTGCGTCGCAAGCTGCTCGGTCGCAAATACCGGGAAAAGGAAGGCCTGCACCGTCGCCACCTGCGCTGGATGTGCACCCGGGCCAATCTGCTGGGACGTATCACGATCCTCCAGGTGCGCAAGCGCGACCTGAGCTGA
- a CDS encoding ion transporter → MRPPAGRAAWRNTLHTVIFGHETRGGKAFDLVLIVTILLSVLAMMLDSVSSIRENYGSQLLLLEWIFTGLFTLEYLVRLVCAPRAAGYARSFFGLVDLASILPTYLSLVLPGTQYLQIIRILRVLRVFRVLKLAEYIGEADVLMVAIRNSRRKLSIFIATVFTIAVFLGAAMYVVEGSTHGFTSIPQSIYWTIVTITTVGYGDIAPQTPLGQSLASVIMLLGYAIVAVPTGIVTVELGRSRAARRACPGCSSSDHEQDARYCKLCGSPL, encoded by the coding sequence CTGCGTCCACCCGCTGGACGCGCGGCCTGGCGGAACACACTGCACACCGTGATTTTCGGCCACGAGACCCGCGGAGGCAAAGCCTTCGACCTGGTGCTGATCGTGACCATCCTGCTCAGTGTGCTGGCGATGATGCTGGATTCCGTCAGTTCCATCCGCGAGAACTACGGGAGCCAGCTGCTCCTGCTGGAGTGGATCTTCACCGGATTGTTCACGCTGGAGTATCTGGTGCGGCTGGTCTGTGCCCCGCGCGCAGCAGGTTATGCCCGCAGTTTCTTCGGTCTGGTTGATCTCGCCTCGATTCTGCCCACCTACCTCAGTCTGGTGCTTCCGGGTACCCAGTATCTGCAGATCATCCGCATCCTGCGTGTGCTGAGAGTGTTTCGGGTCCTGAAGCTGGCCGAGTACATCGGGGAAGCGGATGTGCTGATGGTGGCCATCCGCAACAGCCGCCGCAAGCTTTCGATCTTCATCGCCACCGTCTTCACCATCGCGGTATTCCTGGGTGCCGCGATGTATGTGGTGGAAGGCAGCACCCACGGGTTCACCAGCATTCCCCAGTCGATCTACTGGACCATCGTCACCATCACCACCGTGGGTTATGGGGACATCGCCCCGCAGACTCCTCTGGGCCAGAGCCTGGCGTCGGTGATCATGTTGCTGGGCTATGCCATCGTGGCGGTTCCCACGGGCATTGTTACCGTGGAGCTGGGCCGGAGCCGGGCCGCAAGGCGTGCCTGCCCGGGCTGCTCCTCGAGCGATCACGAACAGGATGCCAGATATTGCAAACTGTGCGGCAGCCCACTTTGA
- a CDS encoding DUF1569 domain-containing protein produces the protein MADLNQSLAENRRILRELLDTIRACETNWNQPAAPGKWSPAQITEHLARSLEESALVVRGTKNSFPVLPSFLRPVIRLFFLRILRKERLPRARTSRAFNPVTGSATAAAGAARLEAALLTLEQDCRTRVAGGLQVHSGIFGTVGVGDFARFQGLHMRHHHAQYTRIL, from the coding sequence GTGGCCGACCTGAACCAGAGCCTCGCGGAGAATCGCCGGATCCTGCGGGAGCTTCTGGACACCATCCGGGCCTGTGAGACGAACTGGAACCAGCCCGCAGCCCCGGGCAAGTGGTCGCCCGCCCAGATCACCGAGCATCTGGCGCGTTCACTTGAAGAATCGGCCCTTGTCGTGCGAGGTACGAAGAACAGCTTTCCGGTGTTGCCGTCCTTTCTGCGGCCGGTGATCCGTCTGTTCTTCCTTCGCATTCTGCGCAAGGAACGCCTGCCCCGCGCCCGCACCAGCCGGGCCTTCAATCCGGTCACCGGATCCGCCACGGCCGCAGCCGGAGCCGCAAGACTTGAAGCGGCCCTGCTGACTCTGGAGCAGGATTGCCGGACACGGGTGGCCGGTGGACTGCAGGTCCACAGCGGCATCTTCGGGACGGTGGGCGTGGGGGACTTCGCGCGATTCCAGGGGCTGCACATGCGGCACCACCATGCACAGTACACACGCATTCTGTAG
- a CDS encoding NAD(P)-dependent oxidoreductase has protein sequence MTGTQIGFLHPGAMGVSLAASAAASGCVPCWVSEGRSPATRERADSHGLQEVASLRELCERCSILVSICPPHAADAVARQVREMGYRGIYADFNAISPDRMREIGRLQHEAGMKAVDGAIIGPPAWHPDSTTLFLAGPMAQELAECFAAAPLRTRVIGDGIGRASALKMCYAAVSKGRAALNCAVLAAAESLGVRGELESCWDEDQAGSSERIREQARRVTAKAWRFQGEMAEIAATLSAAGVPEGFHEAAGEIYGRMAPFKDAAKLPELDSVLAALRGRQGTDVPGE, from the coding sequence ATGACAGGCACCCAGATCGGTTTTCTGCACCCGGGCGCAATGGGGGTCTCGCTGGCGGCCAGTGCCGCGGCCAGCGGTTGTGTGCCATGCTGGGTTTCCGAGGGACGCAGCCCCGCCACGCGCGAACGTGCCGACTCACACGGACTGCAGGAAGTCGCCAGCCTGCGGGAATTGTGTGAGCGCTGTTCCATCCTGGTCAGCATCTGCCCGCCGCACGCGGCCGATGCCGTGGCCCGCCAGGTACGTGAGATGGGCTATCGCGGCATCTATGCCGACTTCAATGCCATTTCGCCGGACCGCATGCGCGAGATCGGACGCCTGCAACACGAAGCCGGAATGAAGGCTGTGGATGGCGCGATCATTGGTCCTCCGGCCTGGCACCCCGATTCGACCACTTTATTCCTTGCCGGACCCATGGCGCAGGAGCTTGCCGAGTGCTTTGCGGCCGCCCCTCTGAGGACTCGCGTGATCGGAGACGGGATCGGTCGGGCCTCGGCGCTCAAGATGTGTTACGCGGCAGTGTCCAAGGGGCGGGCGGCGCTGAACTGCGCGGTGCTGGCCGCCGCTGAGTCGCTGGGCGTGCGCGGGGAACTGGAATCCTGCTGGGATGAGGATCAGGCGGGTTCCAGCGAGCGCATCCGGGAACAGGCACGCCGGGTCACCGCGAAAGCCTGGCGCTTTCAGGGGGAAATGGCCGAGATCGCGGCCACACTGTCCGCAGCGGGTGTGCCCGAGGGGTTCCATGAGGCCGCCGGCGAGATTTACGGCCGCATGGCGCCGTTCAAGGACGCTGCGAAGCTTCCGGAACTTGACAGCGTGCTGGCCGCCCTGCGGGGCCGTCAAGGCACGGATGTCCCCGGAGAATGA
- a CDS encoding DUF1211 domain-containing protein, with the protein MKRSRMEAFSDGVLAILITIMVLELKVPHGDGLEALLPLVPVFLSYVLSFIYLGIYWNNHHHLLHTVEQVDAPILWANLHLLFWLSLVPFTTGWMGENHFAAATVAVYGVVLLMAALSYFVLQLAIVRSQGPDSLLRKAIGQDWKGKVSIGLYSIAIMLTMVLPELATAVYVLVALMWLLPDRRIERVLITD; encoded by the coding sequence ATGAAGCGTTCGCGCATGGAAGCATTCAGCGATGGAGTGCTGGCCATCCTGATCACCATCATGGTGCTGGAACTGAAGGTTCCCCATGGAGATGGACTGGAAGCCCTGCTGCCGCTGGTGCCGGTTTTCCTGAGCTATGTGCTCAGCTTCATCTATCTGGGCATTTACTGGAACAACCACCACCACCTGCTGCACACGGTGGAGCAGGTGGACGCGCCGATTCTCTGGGCCAACCTGCACCTGCTGTTCTGGTTGTCGCTGGTGCCCTTCACCACGGGCTGGATGGGCGAAAACCATTTTGCGGCGGCCACGGTGGCGGTCTATGGGGTGGTTCTTCTGATGGCCGCCCTGTCGTATTTCGTGCTGCAGCTGGCGATCGTGCGCTCCCAGGGACCCGATTCGCTGCTCCGCAAGGCGATCGGCCAGGACTGGAAGGGCAAGGTCTCGATCGGGTTGTACTCCATCGCGATCATGCTGACCATGGTGCTGCCCGAACTGGCCACCGCCGTCTATGTCCTGGTCGCACTGATGTGGTTGCTGCCCGATCGCCGCATCGAGCGGGTGCTGATCACTGATTGA
- a CDS encoding carbonic anhydrase — MIPAREALERLREGNLRFAEEDHSLHENSGSSRRNELTSGQTPFAIILGCSDSRVPAEIVFDQGLGDLFVIRVAGNIVAPSLVGSIEFAATKFNTRLVVVLGHTQCGAIEATLEELQQPMNVQSRNLRSIVDRIRPSVESLLVTDLRHNPAALVQQAVRANIRVSVSQLRHGSEVLEQLIHKEGLQIVGAEYSLETGRVEFFDDLTDS; from the coding sequence ATGATACCAGCGCGTGAAGCCCTGGAGCGCCTGCGAGAGGGAAACCTCCGGTTCGCGGAAGAGGATCACAGCCTTCATGAGAACTCGGGCAGCTCACGGCGCAACGAACTGACCTCCGGGCAGACACCGTTCGCGATCATTCTGGGCTGCTCGGACTCACGGGTGCCCGCCGAGATCGTCTTTGATCAGGGGCTGGGTGACCTGTTCGTGATTCGCGTCGCGGGCAACATCGTTGCACCCTCGCTGGTGGGCAGCATCGAATTCGCGGCCACCAAGTTCAACACCAGGCTGGTGGTGGTGCTGGGGCATACCCAGTGCGGCGCGATCGAGGCCACGCTCGAGGAACTGCAGCAGCCGATGAACGTGCAGTCGCGCAATCTGCGCTCGATCGTGGACCGCATTCGCCCTTCGGTGGAATCCCTGCTGGTGACCGACCTGCGCCACAACCCGGCCGCCCTGGTGCAGCAGGCCGTGCGTGCCAACATCCGGGTTTCCGTGTCCCAGTTGCGACACGGTTCCGAAGTGCTCGAGCAACTGATCCACAAGGAAGGACTGCAGATCGTCGGTGCCGAGTACTCCCTCGAAACCGGACGTGTCGAGTTCTTCGATGATCTCACGGATTCCTGA
- the nhaA gene encoding Na+/H+ antiporter NhaA, producing MTTRPTLDRVSQALQDFLRLEASGGLLLMLATVLAMSVANSPLAAHYLSLLDMPVQMRIGALDLHKPLILWINDGLMAVFFLLVGMELKREIVEGHLSSLRQASLPAFAAIGGMVAPALFYLVFNRGDAIATRGWAVPTATDIAFALGVLTLLGPRVPAALKAFLLSIAIFDDLGAIIVIALFYTAELSMGSLAIAGAMIGGLALLNRAGVTRPVFYILLGIPLWVAVLKSGVHATLAGVVLAMFIPLGTTGNKHGSNAGHSPLKDLEHALHPWVAFGVLPIFAFANAGVPLGGFTLADTLHPVPLGIVSGLFLGKQVGVMLACWIAVKLGLAARPDGIGWGPLYGAALLCGIGFTMSLFIASLAFEQGGMDWQGLERLGILVGSLISGVAGYFVLRASLKESAPA from the coding sequence ATGACGACTCGCCCAACCCTTGACCGTGTGAGCCAGGCACTGCAGGATTTTCTGCGACTGGAGGCATCCGGAGGACTGCTGCTGATGCTGGCCACCGTGCTGGCCATGAGCGTGGCCAATTCTCCCCTGGCCGCCCATTATCTCTCCCTGCTGGACATGCCCGTCCAGATGCGCATTGGAGCGCTGGACCTGCACAAGCCCCTCATTCTCTGGATCAATGATGGCCTGATGGCCGTGTTCTTCCTGTTGGTGGGCATGGAGCTGAAGCGGGAAATCGTGGAGGGCCATCTTTCCAGCCTGCGCCAGGCCAGCCTTCCCGCTTTTGCGGCGATCGGCGGCATGGTCGCGCCCGCACTGTTCTATCTGGTGTTCAACCGGGGTGACGCCATTGCCACCCGGGGCTGGGCGGTACCCACCGCCACGGACATCGCCTTCGCGCTGGGTGTGCTCACCCTGCTCGGACCACGCGTGCCAGCCGCATTGAAGGCCTTCCTGTTGAGCATCGCCATCTTCGATGATCTGGGAGCGATCATCGTGATCGCACTGTTCTACACGGCGGAACTCTCGATGGGATCCCTGGCCATCGCCGGGGCGATGATCGGCGGACTGGCCCTGCTCAACCGGGCGGGTGTCACACGTCCCGTGTTCTACATTCTGCTGGGAATTCCCCTCTGGGTGGCCGTGCTCAAGTCGGGCGTGCATGCCACCCTGGCCGGAGTGGTGCTGGCGATGTTCATTCCTCTGGGAACGACCGGCAACAAGCACGGCAGCAATGCCGGACATAGCCCGCTCAAGGACCTGGAGCATGCGCTGCATCCCTGGGTGGCGTTCGGTGTACTGCCGATCTTCGCCTTCGCCAACGCGGGCGTGCCGCTGGGCGGATTCACTCTGGCTGACACACTGCATCCGGTTCCGCTGGGCATCGTCTCCGGGCTGTTCCTGGGCAAGCAGGTGGGTGTGATGCTGGCCTGCTGGATCGCCGTGAAACTGGGACTGGCCGCCCGCCCCGACGGTATCGGCTGGGGACCTCTGTACGGAGCGGCCCTGCTCTGCGGCATCGGGTTCACCATGAGTCTCTTCATCGCCTCGTTGGCCTTCGAGCAAGGCGGCATGGACTGGCAGGGACTCGAGCGCCTGGGAATCCTGGTGGGATCGTTGATCTCCGGTGTGGCTGGTTACTTCGTGCTGCGCGCCAGCCTCAAGGAGAGCGCGCCAGCCTGA
- a CDS encoding DUF389 domain-containing protein produces the protein MMENTSASSGLLSTIGSSMRALMQQLFSLKPDTDYDGTLQRVRADIDFRGGNIWALVFAILIASVGLNVNSTAVVIGAMLISPLMGPIVGTGFGLATNDFPLLRRSARNLLLATGVALVASTLYFLISPLEDAQSELLARTRPTLYDVMIALFGGGAGVVAVTRKAMKGNVVPGVAIATALMPPLCTAGYGLAQGNLWFFLGAMHLFLINALFICLATLGFVRLMYFERVAELDKEHVTRARFLIVLMTFAIAVPSAFTGWRVIQEARFQQVARRYISENLAFNDRAILNVDLKYSRNGSTITATLLGQPLPPEVKTMLEERLRTYGLEGTQLVLNQPVDGQANVEQLSQMVRQGILEDLYQRNDAALSAREEQIRVLEDEVVRLRSTQFPVGELSKELAALYPDLVSIGVGHEKKVHDVVPDSLLSLVVMAQWTKMPGREEQNRLRDFLMLRLKVDGLSLFNSKVD, from the coding sequence GTGATGGAAAACACCAGTGCCAGCAGTGGTCTGCTCTCGACCATCGGCAGTTCGATGCGCGCTCTGATGCAGCAGTTGTTCTCGCTGAAACCGGACACGGATTACGATGGAACCCTGCAAAGGGTGCGCGCCGACATCGATTTCCGGGGTGGCAACATCTGGGCCCTGGTCTTCGCGATCCTGATCGCTTCGGTTGGCCTGAATGTCAACTCCACCGCGGTGGTGATCGGCGCCATGTTGATCTCGCCGCTGATGGGACCCATCGTGGGCACGGGCTTTGGCCTGGCCACCAACGATTTTCCCCTCCTGCGCCGCAGCGCGCGCAATCTGCTGCTGGCCACGGGCGTGGCGCTGGTGGCTTCCACGCTCTACTTCCTGATCTCGCCGCTTGAGGATGCCCAGTCCGAATTGCTGGCGCGCACACGCCCCACGCTCTATGATGTGATGATCGCGCTCTTCGGTGGCGGAGCGGGCGTGGTGGCCGTGACACGCAAGGCGATGAAGGGCAATGTGGTGCCCGGCGTGGCGATCGCCACCGCCCTGATGCCCCCGCTCTGCACGGCGGGCTACGGACTGGCCCAGGGCAATCTCTGGTTCTTCCTGGGGGCGATGCATCTCTTTCTGATCAACGCGCTCTTCATCTGTCTGGCCACCCTGGGCTTCGTGAGACTGATGTACTTCGAGCGGGTGGCCGAGCTGGACAAGGAGCATGTCACTCGTGCACGATTCCTGATCGTGCTGATGACCTTCGCCATTGCCGTGCCCAGCGCGTTCACGGGTTGGCGTGTGATCCAGGAAGCCCGCTTCCAGCAGGTGGCCAGGCGCTACATCAGCGAGAATCTGGCGTTCAATGATCGGGCCATTCTCAATGTGGACCTGAAGTATTCGCGCAATGGTTCCACCATCACGGCCACCCTGCTGGGCCAACCGCTGCCGCCCGAGGTGAAGACCATGCTCGAGGAACGCCTGCGGACCTACGGACTGGAAGGCACCCAGCTGGTACTGAATCAGCCCGTGGACGGCCAGGCCAACGTGGAGCAGTTGAGCCAGATGGTGCGTCAGGGCATTCTCGAGGATCTGTACCAACGCAACGATGCGGCCCTGAGTGCGCGCGAGGAGCAGATACGCGTGCTGGAAGACGAAGTGGTGCGTCTGCGCTCGACCCAGTTTCCGGTGGGCGAACTGAGCAAGGAGCTGGCGGCGCTCTATCCCGACCTGGTCTCGATCGGGGTGGGGCATGAAAAGAAGGTGCACGACGTCGTTCCCGACTCGCTGCTCTCGCTGGTGGTGATGGCCCAATGGACGAAGATGCCCGGGCGCGAGGAACAGAACCGCCTGCGCGACTTCCTGATGCTGCGGCTGAAGGTGGACGGCCTGAGCCTGTTCAATTCGAAGGTGGACTGA
- a CDS encoding VOC family protein, translating to MRQPEGFATVTPYFFVNDAESFVAFLVNGLGGKEVLRSLRPDGHIANAQVSLGNATVMVSEASADYPAMASAFYLYVEDAHASMARALQAGATLEMAVGDMSYGDRQGGVRDGHGNIWWISQRLVDEPYRV from the coding sequence GTGCGACAGCCTGAGGGGTTTGCCACGGTCACCCCGTACTTCTTCGTGAACGATGCGGAATCCTTTGTGGCATTTCTTGTGAATGGCCTGGGTGGAAAGGAAGTCCTGCGCTCCCTGCGTCCCGATGGACACATCGCCAATGCGCAGGTGAGCCTGGGCAATGCGACCGTCATGGTCAGCGAAGCCAGCGCGGACTACCCTGCGATGGCCTCCGCCTTCTATCTGTACGTGGAGGATGCGCACGCGTCAATGGCCCGGGCCCTGCAGGCCGGAGCCACCCTGGAGATGGCCGTGGGTGACATGTCCTACGGCGACCGGCAGGGCGGCGTGCGCGATGGGCATGGCAACATCTGGTGGATTTCGCAGCGTCTGGTTGATGAACCGTATCGCGTCTGA